A DNA window from Aspergillus nidulans FGSC A4 chromosome I contains the following coding sequences:
- a CDS encoding putative UV radiation resistance protein (UVRAG) (transcript_id=CADANIAT00007691), with protein MATADITDGLINDDAGSRRDRPFHFPASRKLRHLTGVSVRNLVVNPPSRARGKTIDDEDIPNSLQSPSKILAQEANRTLNYSRSFSNLKSSPASSNENGRTQQRLPLRQARRQSTLPWSDPNPQMRQVKLEDITRGRIANTWFSIHCDGIHEPVYVSEVVENAMNPNFRAFDLNSCGPSVSRLDYLTLKLWVKTATMDDYMMLVELQLHLQSLQFLGRSLDNFHQPLPANSVLFHFPDGVYTNLTDIPPMWTPLPTVSSKPSDTAVPTSSYDALMRLANLDECIQDALITRERLESQISSILEKNQDAVRTTSKASRAKDKLNLTRNAVSSQRKQLRLATKRKEELIASINARKDAMENGTRSWEIVRSHLPDARTKLGSSMRLLDQNTEETKGQIRRISEDILDIYPIEPIRDKPLAFTIAGIALPNSNFVDVDRDAVAAALGYTAHLVYLLSFYLSIPVPYPITPHLSNSLIHDPVSTSLPQRTYPLHPVNVQYRFEYGVFLLNKDIEFLLNKQGLRVLDIRHTLPNLKYLLYVLTARSSEIPARKAGGIRGLLPGRLTPSLSRRGSEDSAVYGETGNHRRGVSPISTVNGDMALAKGKKPFAPVPSGSASASFGVA; from the exons ATGGCGACAGCCGACATCACGGATGGGCTGATCAATGACGATGCTGGCAGTCGCCGCGACAGACCATTTCACTTCCCAGCG AGCCGAAAGCTGCGACATCTGACAGGTGTTTCCGTCCGTAATCTTGTGGTCAACCCTCCTAGCCGGGCTCGAGGGAAAACAatcgacgacgaggatatcCCAAACTCTTTGCAGTCGCCGTCAAAGATACTTGCGCAAGAGGCTAATCGAACCCTCAACTACTCGCGATCGTTCTCGAATCTGAAGTCCTCCCCAGCATCCAGCAATGAGAATGGTCGTACCCAGCAGCGACTTCCTTTGCGGCAAGCCCGTCGACAGAGTACACTGCCCTGGAGCGATCCTAATCCACAAATGCGACAGGTAAAGCTAGAGGATATAACGCGTGGCCGGATAGCAAACACCTGGTTCTCGATACATTGCGACGGTATCCACGAGCCCGTGTATGTGAGCGAAGTTGTGGAGAATGCGATGAATCCAAACTTTCGAGCATTTGACCTCAATTCTTGCGGGCCATCTGTTTCGCGCTTAGACTACCTCACTCTGAAATTGTGGGTAAAGACTGCGACTATGGATGATTATATGATGCTAGTGGAGTTACAACTACATCTGCAGTCGCTTCAATTCTTGGGACGGTCGTTGGATAACTTTCATCAACCTCTACCTGCGAATTCCGTCCTCTTTCATTTCCCGGATGGGGTGTACACCAATCTGACCGACATTCCGCCCATGTGGACGCCGTTACCTACAGTGAGTTCCAAACCCAGTGATACAGCTGTACCGACATCATCGTACGACGCCCTGATGCGACTTGCAAATCTGGACGAATGTATCCAGGATGCTTTGATTACAAGGGAAAGGCTTGAATCACAGATTAGCTCAATTCTGGAAAAGAATCAAGATGCTGTGCGAACGACGAGCAAAGCGTCCCGGGCGAAGGATAAACTCAACCTCACTAGGAACGCAGTTTCAAGTCAGCGCAAGCAATTGCGCTTGGCTACCAAACGCAAGGAAGAATTGATTGCTAGTATCAATGCTAGAAAAGACGCCATGGAGAATGGCACTCGCAGTTGGGAAATAGTGCgcagccatcttcctgaCGCACGAACGAAACTTGGCTCCAGCATGAGATTGCTCGACCAAAATACAGAAGAAACCAAGGGCCAGATCCGACGCATATCTGAGGATATTCTCGATATCTATCCGATTGAGCCGATCCGTGATAAACCACTTGCTTTCACCATTGCTGGCATAGCTCTTCCCAACTCTAACTTTGTCGATGTCGATCGAGACGCAGTGGCAGCAGCGCTCGGGTATACTGCGCACCTAGTATATTTACTGTCATTCTACCTTTCCATCCCCGTACCATATCCAATCACGCCGCACCTCTCAAACTCGCTGATCCACGACCCCGTGTCTACTTCTCTCCCACAGAGGACATACCCCCTCCACCCGGTTAATGTGCAGTATCGGTTCGAATATGGAGTATTCTTACTGAACAAAGATATCGAGTTCCTGCTAAATAAACAGGGTCTGCGGGTGCTAGATATTCGACACACGCTGCCGAACCTGAAATATCTTCTGTATGTCCTCACAGCACGGTCGTCGGAGATTCCTGCAAGGAAGGCTGGAGGGATTCGTGGCCTACTTCCAGGACGTCTGACTCCCAGCCTCTCCCGCCGTGGCAGCGAAGACAGCGCTGTGTACGGCGAGACTGGCAATCATCGACGAGGGGTGAGTCCAATATCGACAGTGAATGGAGACATGGCACTAgccaaggggaagaaaccTTTTGCCCCCGTTCCGAGCGGATCAGCATCAGCTTCGTTTGGTGTGGCTTGA
- a CDS encoding mitochondrial 54S ribosomal protein mL67 (transcript_id=CADANIAT00007692), with protein MASQPVQKRTLKGTFEKILDPTKIGTWNIVRRPPIENHSIIQGKAREQNSNAFKTHQQKEGVRLRKAINALTHGKNIFVYHNIRTNQVVYSLTRYLEKNNVLRQLLYHGKKTVPATLRKDMWVPYFSVHFNDSKVGLRAYHLLREFSMQRQLDPPREMITITEEFLSRKRPRSPEEAKEFDDKYNDKIGWLMEKKDRARAVMDQKATSVADISAVLAIQEQEIKDGFADGKRGYLSRTARRRRREARKKEEAKRIEHAERIAQFESTLSTNQVTYKIQEAADSTEGATAPSPGDAVKILWSDLHYARYAESWPERVRHGELDLSRDHVMPGAKPVYGVEILADRQFRERKTEEETTA; from the exons ATGGCCTCACAACCAGTCCAGAAGAGGACTCTCAAGGGGACATTCGAAAAGATCCTAGATCCCACCAAGATCGGTACCTGGAACATTGTCCGCCGTCCTCCTATCGAGAATCACAGTATTATTCAGGGCAAGGCTCGTGAGCAAAATTCCAATGCATTCAAGACACATCAACAGAAGGAGGGTGTGCGGTTACGGAAGGCCATCAACGCTTTAACACACGGGAAAAACATCTTTGTTTACCATAACATCCGCACAAATCAAGTTGTGTATTCGTTGACGCGATACCTGGAG AAAAACAACGTCCTCCGTCAACTGCTATACCACGGTAAAAAGACCGTCCCAGCGACCCTCCGAAAGGACATGTGGGTTCCCTACTTTTCCGTCCACTTTAACGACTCTAAGGTCGGTCTTCGCGCATACCATCTCCTCCGTGAATTTTCCATGCAGCGCCAGCTAGACCCGCCACGAGAAATGATCACCATCACAGAGGAATTTCTGAGCAGGAAACGGCCGCGAAGCCCGGAAGAGGCCAAAGAGTTCGACGATAAATACAACGACAAAATTGGCTGgctgatggagaagaaggaccgGGCGCGTGCTGTCATGGACCAAAAGGCTACCAGCGTCGCCGATATTTCGGCCGTTTTGGCTATCCAAGAACAGGAAATCAAGGATGGGTTTGCCGATGGTAAAAGGGGTTACTTGAGTCGTACCGCGAGAAGACGTCGCCGGGAAGCtcgcaagaaggaagaggcgaagCGAATTGAGCATGCTGAGCGCATCGCCCAGTTCGAATCCACCCTGAGCACGAACCAAGTCACGTACAAGATCCAGGAGGCCGCAGACTCGACTGAAGGCGCCACAGCCCCATCCCCTGGTGACGCCGTGAAAATCCTCTGGTCTGATCTTCACTACGCCCGGTACGCTGAAAGCTGGCCGGAACGGGTCCGTCACGGCGAGTTGGATCTCAGCCGGGATCATGTGATGCCGGGAGCGAAGCCCGTCTATGGCGTTGAGATTCTCGCGGACAGGCAATTCAGGGAGAGAAAAACGGAGGAGGAAACCACAGCCTAG
- the ptcG gene encoding type 2C protein phosphatase PTC1 (transcript_id=CADANIAT00007693) has translation MFSGSSSPPKDKSDTIPRSGPINTPSLSIQTEGTVGSQAKSPPPTSFFGRRASEEQSPGGDKKRRSSTVSKAASFFANAKNSLSLSSPRTESALSSSLPESSLHRYGNMDPALNVPQGSLNNSAGESSPTPRSSFRVGVTEDRNKKCRRTMEDTHAYLYNFLGNPVPSAQNDDSDQSSHPSDASPKTGELTPIVETDNGYFAIFDGHAGTFAAQWCGKKLHLILEDVMRKNINAPVPELLDQTFTSVDQQLEKLPVKNSGCTAVVALLRWEDRIPTPSSVTGSSAIGPAAVAATKAGADSKADDTPTQEAAATPVPAIPPKLREKAIRQRVLYTANVGDARVILCRNGKALRLSYDHKGSDENEGRRIANAGGLILNNRVNGVLAVTRALGDAYIKDLVTGHPYTTETVIQPDLDEFIILACDGLWDVCSDQEAVDLIRNVSDAQEASKILVDHALARFSTDNLSCMVIRLYADRHREVASQAVDLAGWESRSSRGLSETDKIVEGARKSMANTGIADESETLKKVHDEAEECTPEEVPESILSASPNAPAATLNQPNKPGSSDST, from the exons ATGTTCAGTGGCTCCTCGAGCCCACCCAAAGATAAATCAGATACTATCCCCCGATCAGGTCCCATAAATACACCGTCGCTCAGTATTCAGACCGAGGGTACCGTTGGATCTCAAGCGAAATCACCCCCTCCCACTAGTTTCTTCGGACGCAGAGCAAGCGAGGAACAGAGCCCTGGCGGCGACAAGAAGCGCCGAAGCAGTACGGTCTCAAAGGCAGCATCATTTTTCGCAAACGCAAAAAACTCCCTGAGCCTTAGTAGCCCCCGAACCGAAAGCGCGCTCAGTTCTTCGCTTCCAGAGTCTTCCTTACACAGATACGGAAATATGGACCCAGCGCTCAACGTTCCACAGGGCTCACTGAATAATTCCGCGGGCGAATCTTCACCAACTCCTCGATCATCTTTCAGAGTCGGCGTTACAGAGGACCGGAACAAAAAATGTCGCCGGACTATGGAAGATACCCATGCCTATCTTTATAATTTCCTTGGTAACCCTGTACCGTCAGCGCAAAATGATGATTCTGATCAGAGCTCGCATCCTAGCGACGCTTCGCCAAAGACCGGAGAATTGACGCCCATTGTTGAAACAGATAATGGCTACTTCGCAATTTTCGATGGCCATGCAGGAACTTTTGCTGCCCAATGGTGTGGAAAGAAGTTGCATCTTATCTTGGAAGACGTAATGCGCAAGAACATAAATGCGCCTGTTCccgagcttctcgaccaaaCATTTACTTCCGTGGAccagcagctggaaaagcTGCCGGTTAAGAATAGCGGTTGCACTGCGGTTGTCGCATTACTCAGATGGGAAGATAGAATTCCCACCCCAAGTTCCGTGACCGGTTCGTCCGCCATCGGGCCGGCAGCCGTGGCAGCGACCAAGGCCGGAGCGGATTCAAAGGCAGATGACACCCCTACCCAGGAAGCCGCCGCTACCCCGGTTCCTGCTATTCCCCCCAAGTTACGCGAAAAGGCGATTCGCCAGCGTGTCCTATATACAGCCAATGTTGGCGATGCCCGTGTGATACTGTGTAGGAACGGCAAAGCCCTTCGCCTGTCTTACGATCACAAGGGTAGTGATGAGAACGAAGGGAGAAGGATTGCTAACGCGGGAGGCTTGATTCTCAATAATCGAGTTAACGGAGTTCTCGCTGTAACTAGAGCCCTTGGCGATGCCTATATCAAAGATCTTGTTACTGGGCATCCTTACACAACAGAGACTGTCATCCAGCCAGACCTTGACGAGTTCATCATTTTGGCCTGTGACGGG CTCTGGGATGTATGTAGTGATCAAGAGGCTGTCGATTTGATTCGCAATGTGTCTGATGCCCAGGAGGCATCGAAGATTCTGGTTGATCATGCCCTTGCGCGGTTCAGCACTGACAACCTTTCCTGTATGGTGATTCGTCTCTATGCAGACCGCCACCGCGAAGTTGCTAGTCAAGCAGTCGACCTGGCTGGGTGGGAGAGCCGCTCCTCGCGTGGTTTAAGCGAGACCGATAAGATTGTCGAAGGAGCTAGGAAGAGCATGGCCAACACTGGAATAGCAGATGAATCGGAAACGCTCAAGAAAGTTCACGATGAGGCAGAAGAATGCACACCAGAGGAAGTACCGGAGTCCATATTATCTGCCTCGCCAAATGCCCCAGCGGCTACACTCAATCAGCCGAACAAGCCGGGTTCGAGCGACAGTACATGA
- a CDS encoding mRNA decapping enhancer EDC3 (transcript_id=CADANIAT00007694), which yields MASEFIGYNVLVTLRAPPDATVQGVVADVIGQRLMLRDVTLSWIGYRLPTYSIEAPDIADLSLGPSDRPSAQASHVLQEKQSLGTPYAVQQPFVDPAILSFSKPSSEAHASVQPQAGFTESSGARQLPTSQDTSQVTSQATPATLAEPFSNLELNVGNRSTPQAEELQGPLSRVVEESPVSASRFGTTRGRRGGKQKDPSVYNEHDGALNTNPKSKGWRQTAFVEPSNPSLLDSPQSYKETGTLNGKRRKKKSRGYPAQVSGWATEEATDIQEMGDFDFASNLSKFDKRRVFEEIRNDDTTADEERLVSFNRRVPKPGTNGGRNLHWSENVLDDSLEESDNEATNHEPSDAKLSSGTISGRDASKLSTRGRGSRKGSAIFGQPLIPTQLNTIGRSQLSNSRTKSSSPLPTKTHVSASPVTGISASSATLRLATTNRSCPAVSPLQILEVEQLAIGEVGLTEDMITENAGRSIAEAAVGLLSSDAAAPTILALVGNHRTGARVISSARHLRNRGHRVTVCMLGVEQEVELLESCRKQVDIFKKIGGRFLKWEELSSRLSTSEFAPDLVLDALLGIHLPFNDLRTDDQATAFEMISWINRSGLDTLSVDVPSGLSATTGEVTVVESGQLRVNSKSIVSLGAPKTGLVNALLAGEGASWNLTVADIGIPQIAWRKFGTRRRHGIDFGNRWVVSLRYQPSVV from the exons ATGGCTTCTGAATTCATAGGCTACAATGTCCTGGTAACTCTCCGAGCACCACCAGACGCTACCGTCCAAGGTGTGGTTGCGGATGTCATCGGCCAGCGCCTGATGCTTCGAGATG TTACTTTGTCGTGGATTGGCTACCGACTACCAACATACTCCATTGAAGCTCCAGACATCGCCGATCTTTCCTTGGGACCGTCAGATAGACCAAGCGCGCAAGCCTCGCACGTTTTGCAAGAAAAGCAGAGCCTTGGAACTCCATACGCAGTTCAGCAACCTTTTGTGGACCCCGCAAttttgagcttctcgaaaCCATCGAGTGAGGCCCACGCGAGCGTACAACCCCAAGCCGGCTTTACAGAAAGTTCAGGCGCTCGGCAGCTTCCCACGTCACAGGATACGTCCCAAGTTACGTCTCAGGCAACGCCAGCCACTTTGGCCGAGCCATTCAGTAACCTAGAGTTGAACGTGGGCAACAGGTCCACACCGCAAGCAGAGGAGCTACAAGGTCCTCTTTCGCGTGTGGTCGAAGAGTCTCCTGTTTCCGCCAGTCGCTTTGGAACGACCCGTGGTCGCCGTGGGGGGAAGCAGAAAGATCCGAGTGTCTACAATGAGCATGACGGCGCACTCAACACAAACCCCAAGAGCAAAGGGTGGCGCCAGACTGCGTTCGTAGAACCATCTAATCCAAGTTTGTTGGACTCCCCACAGTCGTACAAGGAGACGGGCACACTCAATGGCAAacggcggaagaagaagagcagaggCTACCCTGCACAAGTCAGTGGCTGGGCCACCGAAGAAGCAACAGATATCCAGGAAATGGGCGACTTTGATTTTGCAAGTAACCTCTCCAAATTCGATAAAAGACGTGTTTTTGAAGAGATCAGGAATGACGACACAACCGCCGATGAAGAACGATTGGTCAGCTTCAACAGGAGAGTACCAAAGCCTGGGACCAATGGAGGCCGGAACTTACACTGGTCCGAGAACGTCCTCGATGACAGCCTCGAAGAGAGTGATAATGAAGCTACGAACCATGAACCAAGTGATGCCAAGCTTAGTAGTGGAACAATTTCCGGACGTGACGCATCGAAGCTGTCAACCCGCGGCCGAGGGTCTCGGAAAGGGAGTGCTATATTTGGACAACCACTTATTCCAACACAGCTGAATACCATTGGGCGCAGTCAATTGAGCAACTCCCGTACGAAATCAAGCAGCCCGCTTCCTACGAAAACGCACGTTTCGGCATCACCAGTTACCGGTATTAGTGCATCTAGCGCCACGTTACGGCTTGCTACTACAAACAGAAGCTGTCCAGCTGTCAGCCCTCTGCAGATTCTCGAAGTTGAGCAGCTAGCAATCGGCGAAGTTGGTCTGACTGAGGATATGATTACGGAGAATGCGGGACGGAGTATTGCCGAAGCGGCCGTTGGCCTTCTCTCGAGCGATGCCGCTGCACCTACTATCTTGGCACTAGTTGGAAACCATCGGACTGGAGCGAGAGtcatttcttctgctcgccATCTGCGGAACCGTGGCCATCGTGTTACCGTATGCATGCTGGGGGTGGAACAAGAGGTTGAGCTGCTTGAGAGCTGCCGTAAGCAGGTTgacatcttcaagaagattggGGGCCGCTTCCTCAAGTGGGAAGAGCTTTCTTCGAGACTCTCAACTTCTGAATTTGCACCTGATTTAGTTCTGGACGCTCTGCTCGGAATACATCTTCCTTTCAACGACCTGCGAACTGATGATCAAGCCACAGCCTTTGAGATGATATCCTGGATTAATCGAAGCGGACTTGACACGCTATCTGTGGATGTCCCATCCGGCCTATCCGCAACTACTG GAGAAGTAACGGTTGTTGAAAGCGGGCAGTTGCGTGTCAACTCAAAGTCGATAGTCAGCCTCGGAGCGCCCAAGACTGGGCTTGTTAACGCCCTTCTCGCTGGAGAGGGAGCCTCCTGGAACCTCACCGTCGCGGATATTGGAATTCCCCAAATAGCCTGGCGCAAATTCGGCACGCGCCGACGGCACGGAATCGACTTTGGTAACCGATGGGTTGTGTCGCTGCGCTACCAGCCCTCTGTCGTCTAG
- a CDS encoding PPIL2 family peptidylprolyl isomerase (transcript_id=CADANIAT00007695), with translation MGKGTDKLYITHSEWASEDAYSASAGAGVGKARRGVGEASFKRLPFRFCSLSLQPFEHPVCTQSGTIFDLTSILPWIKKHGTNPVDGTPLKGSDLIKLTIAKNDAGEYIDPVTYKVLTDNTHVVALRNTGNVFAWDTIERLNIKGKMWRDLVSDEEFTRKDIITLQDPQNIESRDLSRFNHIKEGESGLSDEQLREREDPSRNVNVNALGSSAKILKAREAVAKARQERAQKAGNAASTPVAKTDAPVKSAQKTASYQSGKPVPYNAARYTTGLAAASFTSTGMTPHTSAELALLSDEDYMLKRGRVKQKGYARISTTSGDINLELHTEYAPKAVWNFIKLAKKGYYKDVTFHRNIKGFMIQGGDPTGTGRGGESIWGKYFNDEFEGPLKHDSRGTLSMANKGKNTNSSQFFIAYRALPHLNLKHTIFGHVIDDPTPSSPTLNKLETHPVNPTTNRPTPDIRIVDVTIFVDPFEEFLKQKKQSEQSAENEANRTAENDEEGSRRAEDDQITWTGKRVRGPGASKEESSTTVGKYLKAALSERAAHDEDEIVEFVDEEPTSEPAKKKFKGIGGFGDFSSWD, from the exons ATGGGCAAAG GCACGGACAAGCTTTAT ATTACACATTCTGAATGGGCCTCCGAAGACGCGTACTCAGCcagcgctggcgctggagtCGGGAAAGCTAGACGCGGCGTTGGTGAAGCCTCCTTCAAGCGACTTCCTTTCAGATTCTGCTCCCTCTCACTCCAACCGTTCGAACATCCCGTCTGCACGCAATCCGGCACGATCTTCGACTTGACCAGCATCCTTCCCTGGATTAAGAAGCATGGGACAAACCCTGTTGACGGAACACCGTTGAAGGGCTCTGACTTAATCAAGCTAACGATTGCGAAGAACGATGCCGGCGAGTATATTGATCCCGTTACGTACAAGGTTCTCACGGACAACACGCATGTAGTTGCGCTGCGAAATACGGGGAATGTCTTTGCGTGGGATACAATTGAACGGCTGAATATTAAAGGAAAGATGTGGCGAGATCTTGTCTCGGACGAGGAATTCACGCGCAAGGATATTATTACGCTGCAGGATCCGCAGAATATCGAGTCGAGGGATTTGAGTCGGTTTAATCATatcaaggagggagagagtgGATTATCGGATGAGCAGctgagagagagagaggatcCGTCGAGGAATGTAAATGTCAATGCTCTGGGGAGCTCGGCGAAGATCCTCAAAGCGAGGGAGGCGGTTGCTAAAGCGCGGCAAGAAAGGGCTCAGAAGGCTGGGAATGCAGCTTCTACTCCAGTGGCTAAGACCGATGCGCCGGTGAAGTCAGCACAGAAGACCGCTTCGTATCAATCTGGTAAACCTGTGCCTTATAATGCCGCGAGATACACGACTGGCTTGGCGGCTGCATCATTTACAAGCACAGGAATGACGCCACACACCTCGGCTGAACTTGCCTTACTTTCGGATGAGGACTACATGTTGAAGAGAGGTCGGGTAAAGCAAAAGGGCTACGCTCGGATATCGACCACATCCGGCGACATCAACCTGGAATTACACACGGAGTATGCGCCCAAGGCCGTCTGGAACTTTATCAAGCTCGCAAAGAAGGGATACTACAAGGACGTGACATTTCACCGCAATATCAAAGGTTTTATGATTCAAGGAGGGGACCCTACGGGCACTGGCCGCGGCGGTGAGAGCATCTGGGGCAAGTACTTCAACGACGAGTTCGAGGGCCCTCTAAAGCATGATTCACGGGGGACACTAAGCATGGCGAATAAAGGCAAGAATACGAACAGCAGCCAGTT CTTCATCGCCTACCGCGCCCTCCCTcacctcaacctcaaacaCACAATATTCGGCCACGTAATCGACGATCCAACCccctcctcgccaaccctcaacaagctcgaaACTCACCCCGTCAACCCAACAACCAACAGACCAACTCCAGACATCCGCATCGTCGACGTCACAATATTCGTCGACCCATTTGAAGAATTCCTCAAACAGAAGAAACAATCCGAACAGTCAGCCGAGAATGAGGCAAATAGAACAGCTGAAAATGACGAGGAAGGTTCTCGCCGCGCTGAAGATGACCAGATTACTTGGACTGGAAAGCGAGTTCGAGGTCCTGGTGcgagcaaggaggagagTTCTACGACTGTCGGCAAATATCTGAAGGCTGCGCTCTCTGAAAGAGCTGCGcacgatgaggatgagattgtggagtttgtggatgaagagccaACGTCGGAaccggcgaagaagaaattcaagGGGATCGGTGGGTTCGGTGATTTTAGCTCCTGGGATTAG
- a CDS encoding uncharacterized protein (transcript_id=CADANIAT00007696), with the protein MPKGPISSPPLQPKKVHGVVDDDAPIDDYENAVHEREHEDKHILADEPNVAAARRANKPPVANTETERHRGGTGIITP; encoded by the exons ATGCCCAAAGGCCCTATCTCCTCCCCACCTCTCCAACCGAAAAAAGTCCATGGAGTagtcgacgatgatgctccaATTGACGATTACGAGAATGCCGTGCACGAACGCGAGCATGAGGACAAGCACATACTAGCCGATGAGCCGAATGTCGCTGCTGCAAGAAGAGCGAATAAACCGCCCGTTGCGAATACCGAGACGGAGAGGCATCGCGGTGGTACTGGAA TAAT AACTCCGTAG
- a CDS encoding DEAD/DEAH box helicase (transcript_id=CADANIAT00007697), whose protein sequence is MFKKAVKDHSAAAARPLQSTIPNSSGVASTKLPPPQSIGVKRKIELTSTKSTLGSLHSAVYFDENDFDDDDDLDFESPDPYIPPARIEKDSFREESFHAAKSNSTLSHKADSQSAVTVSKTNYESDIKYPDLPPVPPDDNPGPSSSALPWSSSPPSHFQKPAAPRTVPWRKQENNIITIDDEAKPETPARPAATAPWNKTASAIKEEQKELRRQNKKAQAQKTQSSTKHHMPRAQVAPIFLSIKKNQKARNRWLRTKVLVIDEVSMVDGDLFDKLEEIARLIRNNGRPFGGIQLVVTGDFFQLPPVPEGHNREAKFSFAAASWNTSIQHTILLTHVFRQRDPEFADMLNEMRLGKLSPRTIQAFKELSRPLDFHDALEATELFPTRAEVDNANSARMARLSGETMTFNAVDSGTIQDIQFREKLLSNCMAPQTIHLKKGSQVMLIKNMEDTLVNGSIGRVVAFMDEATFDFYVENENDFASGKFDEGDEDRAARARKKIKGMGHRDGGVTVTRKWPLVCFIQPDGTERHLLCQPESWKIELPNGEVQAQRQQVPLILAWALSIHKAQGQTLQRVKVDLGKVFEKGQAYVALSRATSKAGLQVLRFDPRKVMVHPKVIEFYRNLVHASDLIKSKQPPKPQRTISNGDEDVYIDELIAEAEAY, encoded by the exons CACAGCGCAGTATATTTCGATGAAAATGActtcgacgatgatgatgacttggaCTTTGAATCACCAGATCCATACATCCCTCCCGCGAGAATCGAGAAAGACAGTTTCCGCGAAGAATCGTTTCACGCCGCGAAATCCAACTCAACATTATCCCACAAGGCGGACTCGCAATCGGCCGTGACAGTTTCGAAGACTAATTACGAATCAGACATCAAGTATCCTGATCTTCCGCCTGTTCCGCCCGATGACAATCCCGGGCCGTCGAGCAGCGCACTGCCCTGGTCTTCCTCGCCCCCCTCCCACTTTCAAAAGCCCGCCGCGCCTCGAACCGTTCCCTGGCGGAAGCAAGAGAATAATATCATTACGATAGATGATGAGGCAAAACCAGAGACACCCGCGCGGCCAGCTGCAACGGCTCCGTGGAATAAAACAGCCAGCGCAATcaaggaagagcagaagGAACTTCGCCGTCAGAATAAGAAAGCGCAAGCCCAGAAAACACAATCAAGCACCAAACACCATATGCCCCGTGCCCAAGTGGCTCCTATATTTCTCAGT ATTAAGAAGAACCAAAAGGCAAGAAACCGCTGGTTGCGCACGAAAGTCCTGGTCATTGATGAGGTTTCTATGGTAGACGGGGATTTGTTCGATAAGCTCGAAGAGATTGCTCGGCTAATAAGAAACAATGGCCGGCCGTTTGGTGGTATTCAGCTCGTCGTTACGGGAGACTTCTTTCAATTACCGCCAGTTCCAGAGGGTCATAATCGAGAAGCCAAGTTTTCATTTGCTGCAGCGAGCTGGAATACCTCAATACAACACACTATCCTTTTGACACACGTTTTCCGTCAGCGTGATCCCGAGTTTGCCGACATGCTGAATGAGATGCGACTTGGGAAACTTAGTCCTCGGACGATACAGGCTTTTAAGGAGCTTTCTCGTCCATTGGACTTTCACGACGCTCTTGAGGCTACTGAACT ATTTCCCACGCGCGCCGAAGTAGACAATGCCAATTCTGCAAGGATGGCACGTCTTTCGGGTGAAACGATGACTTTTAATGCGGTCGATTCGGGGACTATTCAAGACATTCAATTTCGTGAAAAGTTACTCTCAAACTGCATGGCACCTCAAACGATCCACCTGAAGAAGGGTTCGCAAGTCATGCTCATCAAAAATATGGAGGATACTCTCGTGAACGGCTCAATCGGCAGAGTTGTTGCGTTTATGGATGAAGCGACATTTGACTTTTACGTTGAAAATGAGAACGACTTCGCGAGCGGAAAATTCGACGAGGGAGACGAAGATAGGGCTGCACGCGCTCGTAAGAAGATAAAGGGCATGGGTCACAGAGACGGAGGCGTTACGGTTACCCGAAAATGGCCCCTGGTATGCTTCATCCAGCCAGACGGGACGGAGAGgcatctcctctgccagcCAGAGAGTTGGAAAATTGAGCTGCCAAATGGCGAAGTCCAAGCCCAACGGCAGCAGGTCCCGCTGATCCTCGCATGGGCTCTGTCCATTCACAAGGCCCAAGGCCAGACACTACAACGAGTCAAGGTCGATCTTGGGAAGGTCTTTGAGAAGGGACAAGCCTACGTGGCTCTGAGTCGAGCCACCTCGAAAGCCGGTCTTCAGGTGCTCCGATTCGATCCGCGCAAGGTCATGGTCCATCCGAAGGTCATTGAATTCTACCGAAATCTGGTTCATGCCAGCGACTTGATCAAGTCGAAACAGCCGCCTAAGCCGCAGCGCACAATATCGAatggagatgaggatgtTTACATTGATGAGCTTATCGCGGAAGCGGAAGCATATTAG